The genomic DNA GCCccggctgcacctggaggagctgCCCAGCGGCCAGCGCTCCATGTCCGTCAGCTGCGGCGAGGGCGGTTTCCATAGCGGCCAGGGCCTGGCCTTCTCCTCCATCTCCCACTACGACCAGCTGCCCTCCTCCGTCTCCTTCTCTGCCACCTCCTCCGCGGGCTCCTTCCCGGGCCCCTGGGGCCTGGGCTACGGCTCCCGGGCCGGCGCGGACACCCAGGAGCCCCCGTACTCCCCTGGGGCCTCTGTCCCGCGCTCCGAGTCCCTGCTGGGCCTGGACCTGGACCTGGGCCCCTCCATCCTGGACGACATCTTGCGGATCATGGAGGAGTACAAGCTGCCCGGAGCCAGGGCCGTGTAGAGCCGTCCTCCATGCCAGGgaggctcctcccccacccccatccgcgGGGGTGCCACCCACTCAGCGAACGCCCCGAGCTCTGCCCCGCGCCCCCGCCCTGGGCCCACGAGGGGCACCATGGCCGCCCGGGCTCTGTGGGGAGCCTGCTGGGACTGGCCCCCAGAGGGGACTGAGCCCCTGACCCTGCGCGGCTCTGGAACCGGCCTCGGGCGTCGCCTGGCGGAGGAGAACACGGCGCATGgacgctccctccagctctgcctggCCAGCAACACCAGCTGGACTTCAGGAAGTGTCAGGcctccagagccccctgcccggctctgccCCCGGGCGGGCCGGGCTCTGGGCCGGTCAGGATGTGGGCCGAGCTGTGGGCCCAACCCCTGGCTCCTCGTTCTGCGGCAGCCGGAGACTCGCGGGCCCCATGGAACGGGTTGCGCCAGTGG from Mauremys mutica isolate MM-2020 ecotype Southern chromosome 15, ASM2049712v1, whole genome shotgun sequence includes the following:
- the LOC123350211 gene encoding cdc42 effector protein 2-like isoform X2, with amino-acid sequence MPAKTPIYLKTSTPKRGRRLRLRDVLSSDMISPPLGDFRHSAHIGPEGEGDMFGELSFLQGKYHLLPSLGRRLASQSAQAVGHAPARGPAASGYRSLLKSAISLPVFSGAPSPEQAPPKPPRLHLEELPSGQRSMSVSCGEGGFHSGQGLAFSSISHYDQLPSSVSFSATSSAGSFPGPWGLGYGSRAGADTQEPPYSPGASVPRSESLLGLDLDLGPSILDDILRIMEEYKLPGARAV